The following coding sequences lie in one Glycine max cultivar Williams 82 chromosome 19, Glycine_max_v4.0, whole genome shotgun sequence genomic window:
- the LOC102664742 gene encoding putative glucose-6-phosphate 1-epimerase has product MFGLDIWEKIVSWKNHRKEELLFMSSKAIWKQHKPIREGISTCLARVSFISLTGGNRMWSLDRDPSPLPPLDNQSFVELILKSTKVDLKTPCSFEFRLRISLNADNLILIPQVRNTANKAFSFSFTLCNYLSVSDIRKKNNIPAAQINIQHSQAFQFQTVGAEFALSF; this is encoded by the exons ATGTTTG GACTTGACATCTGGGAGAAG ATTGTTTCTTGGAAGAATCATCGAAAGGAAGAACTTCTTTTTATGAGCAGTAAG GCTATCTGGAAACAACATAAACCAATCAGAGAAGGAATATCAACTTGTCTAGCACGAGTTAGTTTTATTTCACTCACTGGTG GAAACAGGATGTGGTCATTGGATAGGGACCCTTCACCTCTTCCTCCCTTAGACAATCAGTCATTTGTGGAACTAATATTGAAGTCAACAAAAGTTGACTTAAAGACACCCTGTAG TTTTGAGTTTCGGCTTCGCATCTCTCTCAATGCTGACAACCTAATTTTGATTCCGCAAGTCAGAAACACTGCTAACAaagcattttctttttcctttacaCTATGCAACTATTTATCGGTATCAGATATCAG gaaaaaaaacaacatcCCTGCTGCACAAATTAATATCCAACACTCTCAAGCTTTCCAGTTTCAAACTGTGGGCGCTGAATTTGCTTTGTCTTTCTGA